The Parvibaculum sp. DNA segment TGGGCGAAATGATCGCGAAGCAGCGCGAGCTGATGGACCGGACGTTCGGCGAAAGCGAACGCAGCGACGGCCAGGACGGCATGACGGGGCAAGGCCCCGGCGCCAGCGCACCGGGCCAGACGCCGCATGACGGCGCCGCCGGATCGACGCCGTCGCTCGACGCACTGGCCGAAGCGCAACGCGCATTACGCGACGAACTCGGCGAGATCCTCCGGGGTCTCGACGAGGGCGGCGCCGAGGTGCCGGGTGCACTCGGTCATGCCGAAAGATCGATGCGCGACGCCGAGGAAAGACTGGGCGACGGACGTCCCGACCGCGCCGCCGGTTCGCAAGGCCAGGCCATCGACGAAATGCGCGCCGGCGCGCAGGCGCTCGCCGACAAGCTGATGCAGGGCATGGCAGGACGCCAGGAGGGACAAGGACGCGGTCAGGCACGCACCGACCCGTTCGGCCGGCCGATGCGGCAATCGGGCCCGGACATGGGCGCCGACGTCGCCGTGCCGGACAAGATCGACATGCAGCGCGCGCGGGAAATTCTCGAAGAGTTGCGCCGTCGCGCCGCCGATCTCGGACGGCCGCGGATCGAACTCGACTATCTCGATCGCCTGCTGCAGCGTTTCTAGAGTCTTTCAGTGTTTCGTGGAAACACCGAAAGACTCCAGGTTGTTGTTTGGTCGCACTTCTTTTCGGAAAACCGGATTCCACTTTTCCGAGAAGCGCTCTAGCGGCCACCGTCGAGCACCGAGGCGACGCGCATCACCAGCTCATCGAGCGTGAACGGCTTCAGCAGAATGTCGTGGATGATCGCTTCGAGACCATGTGCGCGCTCGCGCTGGTCAGAATAGCCGGTCATCAGCATGATGCGCAGCGCCGGTGCGTCGCGCGCGGTGGCAAGCGCCAGCGACACGCCGTCCATGACGGGCATCAGAATATCGGTCAGCAAGAGATCGTGAGGCCGTCCGGCGCCGCGCGCCTGCGACAACGCTTCGAGCGCGGCGCTGCCGTCGCCCGCGA contains these protein-coding regions:
- a CDS encoding response regulator: MARILVVEDEPDVRTFVMRALKGAGHDVDIAGDGSAALEALSQARGAGRPHDLLLTDILMPVMDGVSLALATARDAPALRIMLMTGYSDQRERAHGLEAIIHDILLKPFTLDELVMRVASVLDGGR